From a region of the Mycobacterium intracellulare ATCC 13950 genome:
- a CDS encoding CoA-acylating methylmalonate-semialdehyde dehydrogenase, translated as MTAHTTLIPHFIDGQRTTGQSGRSADVFDPSTGGVQATVPMAGQADIDAAVVSAVEAQKGWAATNPQRRARVMMRFIELVNKHNDELAELLSREHGKTLADAKGDIQRGIEVIEFCIGIPHLLKGEYSEGAGPGIDVYSLRQPLGVVAGITPFNFPAMIPLWKAGPALACGNAFVLKPSERDPSVPVRLAELFVEAGLPPGVFQVVHGDKEAVDAILNHPDIQAVGFVGSSEIAQYIYAGAAATGKRAQCFGGAKNHMIVMPDADLDQAVDALIGAGYGSAGERCMAISVAVPVGDQTADRLRARLIERVNNLRVGHSLDPKADYGPLVTEAAVARVRDYIAQGVDAGAELVIDGRERASDDLAFGDANLERGFFIGPTLFDHVTPDMSIYTDEIFGPVLCIVRAHDYEEALRLPSEHEYGNGVAVFTRDGDAARDFVARVQVGMVGVNVPIPVPVAYHTFGGWKRSGFGDLNQHGPSSITFYTKTKTVTSRWPSGIKDGAEFSIPTMN; from the coding sequence ATGACTGCGCACACGACGCTGATTCCGCACTTCATCGATGGGCAGCGCACCACCGGGCAGTCCGGTCGCAGCGCTGACGTCTTCGACCCCAGCACCGGGGGTGTTCAGGCGACGGTGCCGATGGCCGGCCAGGCCGACATCGATGCCGCGGTGGTATCGGCCGTCGAGGCCCAAAAGGGTTGGGCTGCAACAAATCCCCAGCGGCGCGCGCGGGTGATGATGCGCTTCATCGAGCTGGTCAACAAGCACAACGACGAGCTGGCCGAACTGCTGTCCCGCGAGCACGGCAAGACACTGGCCGACGCCAAGGGCGACATCCAGCGCGGCATCGAGGTCATCGAGTTCTGCATCGGCATCCCGCACCTGCTCAAGGGCGAATACAGCGAGGGCGCCGGCCCGGGCATCGACGTCTACTCGCTGCGCCAGCCCCTGGGCGTGGTCGCCGGCATCACCCCGTTCAACTTCCCGGCGATGATCCCGCTGTGGAAGGCCGGCCCGGCGCTGGCCTGCGGCAACGCGTTCGTGCTCAAGCCCAGCGAGCGGGACCCCTCGGTGCCGGTGCGGCTGGCCGAGCTCTTTGTGGAGGCGGGCCTGCCGCCCGGGGTGTTCCAGGTGGTGCACGGCGACAAAGAGGCCGTCGATGCCATCCTGAACCACCCCGACATCCAGGCGGTCGGGTTCGTCGGCAGCTCCGAGATCGCCCAGTACATCTACGCCGGGGCCGCGGCCACCGGCAAGCGTGCGCAGTGCTTCGGCGGCGCCAAGAACCACATGATCGTGATGCCCGACGCCGATCTGGATCAGGCCGTCGACGCCCTGATCGGGGCCGGCTACGGCAGCGCCGGCGAGCGCTGCATGGCGATCAGCGTGGCGGTCCCGGTCGGTGACCAGACCGCCGACCGGCTGCGCGCCCGGCTGATCGAGCGGGTCAACAACCTGCGCGTGGGCCACAGCCTGGACCCCAAGGCCGACTACGGCCCGCTGGTGACCGAGGCCGCCGTGGCGCGGGTGCGCGACTACATCGCCCAGGGCGTGGACGCGGGAGCCGAACTGGTCATCGACGGCCGCGAACGCGCCAGCGACGACCTGGCTTTCGGTGACGCCAACCTCGAACGCGGCTTCTTCATCGGCCCCACCCTGTTCGACCACGTCACACCGGACATGTCGATCTACACCGACGAGATCTTCGGTCCCGTGCTGTGCATCGTAAGGGCGCACGACTACGAGGAGGCGCTGCGGCTGCCGTCCGAGCACGAATACGGCAACGGCGTGGCGGTTTTCACCCGCGACGGCGACGCCGCCCGCGACTTCGTCGCCCGCGTGCAGGTCGGCATGGTCGGTGTCAACGTGCCGATCCCGGTGCCGGTGGCCTACCACACCTTCGGCGGCTGGAAGCGTTCGGGCTTCGGCGACCTCAACCAGCACGGCCCCTCGTCGATCACCTTCTACACCAAGACCAAAACCGTGACGTCGCGGTGGCCGTCCGGCATCAAGGACGGCGCCGAATTCAGCATTCCGACCATGAATTAG
- a CDS encoding CAP domain-containing protein has product MQRRPHRLPALVVTAGALLSSPVAHADNDNNTLIPNNKRLNDSVVANVFTVQHQAGCNNDVRISPQLQAAAQRHTQDLLNNRALDGDIGSDGSSPQDRANAAGFHGPVAETVAINQSIAISGNDLINRWYYNPDYFKIMSSCANSQMGVWSLNSPDRTVVVAVYGQPQADPSGRGATPLNTDGQNIPLDPSPDYDASDELQFGLNWFPWILRGVYPPPGNPPQ; this is encoded by the coding sequence ATGCAACGTCGGCCGCACCGGCTGCCTGCCTTGGTTGTTACCGCCGGCGCTCTGTTGAGCAGTCCCGTCGCGCATGCGGACAATGACAACAACACGCTCATACCGAACAACAAGCGGCTCAATGACAGTGTCGTCGCCAACGTCTTCACCGTGCAGCATCAAGCAGGCTGCAATAACGACGTGAGAATCAGCCCCCAGCTGCAAGCCGCTGCGCAGCGACACACCCAGGATTTGTTGAACAACCGGGCCCTCGATGGTGACATCGGTTCGGACGGGTCTAGCCCACAAGACCGCGCCAACGCGGCTGGTTTCCATGGCCCGGTGGCCGAGACGGTGGCGATCAATCAGTCAATCGCGATCAGCGGCAATGACTTAATCAACCGGTGGTACTACAACCCCGACTATTTCAAGATCATGTCCAGCTGTGCGAACAGCCAGATGGGGGTTTGGTCGCTGAACAGTCCGGATCGTACGGTCGTGGTTGCGGTCTACGGACAGCCACAAGCCGATCCCTCGGGACGGGGAGCAACACCACTGAACACCGATGGGCAGAACATTCCGCTCGATCCCAGTCCTGACTATGACGCCAGCGATGAACTCCAGTTCGGTCTCAACTGGTTCCCGTGGATCCTGAGGGGCGTGTACCCGCCGCCGGGCAATCCTCCGCAGTAG
- a CDS encoding lipoprotein LpqH has translation MTINDHALPETHAVKCIPMGSLTAVTIGDTAAGTKAFISNGSALTAKSVNISDLGGFTGGYAEDLQGAADVALHGYTYTIRGRAEGFDTDNPSLKATDTFIIKVAC, from the coding sequence GTGACGATCAACGATCATGCCCTTCCGGAGACCCACGCTGTGAAGTGCATTCCGATGGGATCACTCACTGCGGTTACTATCGGTGACACAGCGGCAGGCACAAAAGCGTTTATTTCCAACGGAAGTGCGCTGACCGCCAAGTCGGTCAACATCAGCGACCTGGGCGGCTTCACCGGCGGCTACGCCGAAGACCTCCAGGGCGCCGCCGATGTAGCCCTGCACGGATACACCTACACCATCCGGGGACGTGCCGAGGGCTTTGACACCGATAATCCCAGCCTGAAGGCAACCGACACGTTCATAATCAAGGTCGCGTGTTAA
- a CDS encoding TetR/AcrR family transcriptional regulator, translating into MRTRMGDIARRAGVHRSTVYYYFPSKDALLAASFMRVLTVTLHAVEQCWQTDEPFLTQLVAACMRGIDIARGSPVMRSLVDDHQAVGAAYHAAEGSELWRAKLADALVRRLEAAAAVGDIRRDVPADTLARWIVRINFSLIAEPADPDDGGDEGVLRNLLVASLTPRR; encoded by the coding sequence GTGCGCACCCGGATGGGCGACATCGCCCGGCGCGCTGGCGTGCACCGGTCGACGGTGTACTACTACTTCCCGAGCAAGGACGCTCTGCTGGCGGCCTCCTTCATGCGAGTGCTCACCGTTACCCTGCACGCCGTTGAACAATGTTGGCAGACTGACGAGCCCTTCCTGACTCAGCTCGTCGCCGCATGCATGCGGGGAATCGACATCGCCCGTGGCTCACCGGTGATGCGATCACTAGTCGACGACCATCAAGCCGTCGGCGCTGCCTATCATGCCGCCGAAGGTTCCGAGTTGTGGCGAGCCAAGCTCGCTGACGCGCTGGTGCGGCGCCTCGAGGCTGCTGCCGCTGTCGGCGATATTCGCCGAGATGTCCCGGCTGACACCCTCGCCCGCTGGATCGTCCGCATCAACTTCAGCCTTATCGCGGAGCCCGCCGACCCCGATGACGGTGGTGATGAGGGCGTACTGCGCAACTTGCTCGTCGCCTCGCTAACCCCTCGGCGATAG
- a CDS encoding MlaE family ABC transporter permease translates to MVVESPGTARLAVAGKPLREVGSYFALTLDIFTQLVRPPFAWREFIHQAWFVARVSIAPTILLSIPFNALSVFIINVLLVEIGAADASGAGAALASVAYIGPITTVLVVAGTGATAICADLGARTIREELDAMRVMGINPVQRLLVPRVLALCLNGLLLNSINTIVGLVGSFFFSVYFQHVTPGAWAASLTLLVKIADVAIAFFKAALFGLVAGTIACYKGVTVGGGPQGVGNAVNETVVYTFMALFVINVVLVAVGTKVTM, encoded by the coding sequence GTGGTGGTCGAGTCTCCGGGAACCGCTCGGCTGGCCGTTGCCGGCAAGCCGCTACGCGAGGTAGGCAGCTACTTCGCATTGACCCTCGACATCTTCACGCAGCTGGTGCGCCCGCCGTTTGCTTGGCGCGAATTCATCCATCAGGCGTGGTTCGTGGCTCGGGTGTCGATCGCCCCGACGATCTTGTTGTCGATTCCGTTCAACGCGCTCAGCGTCTTCATCATCAACGTTCTGCTCGTGGAGATCGGCGCCGCCGACGCATCAGGTGCTGGGGCTGCGTTGGCGAGCGTGGCATACATCGGCCCGATAACCACGGTGCTGGTCGTTGCGGGTACCGGCGCTACTGCGATTTGTGCTGACCTGGGTGCTCGGACCATCCGCGAAGAGCTCGACGCGATGCGGGTGATGGGGATCAACCCAGTGCAGCGACTGCTGGTACCCAGGGTCTTGGCGCTCTGCCTCAACGGGTTGTTGCTCAACTCGATCAACACCATCGTCGGGTTGGTCGGCAGTTTCTTCTTCTCGGTCTACTTTCAGCACGTCACTCCGGGTGCCTGGGCGGCGAGCCTGACGCTACTGGTCAAGATCGCCGACGTGGCCATCGCCTTCTTCAAGGCGGCTTTGTTCGGCCTGGTTGCTGGGACCATCGCCTGCTACAAGGGCGTCACGGTTGGTGGGGGACCCCAAGGTGTCGGCAACGCGGTCAATGAAACCGTGGTGTACACGTTCATGGCGTTGTTCGTGATCAACGTCGTGCTAGTCGCGGTCGGCACGAAGGTGACGATGTGA
- a CDS encoding ABC transporter permease, translating into MIPAPPRLARLSITLHRLVAGWNRLGSQTAFYVKALSLVWDAVARYKAETLRLIATMSLGIGALAIIGGTVVVVTTLVMSTGAFIGIQLYRSLSDVGVEALSGFASAYLNTRFAAPLTSAIGLAATIGAGATAQLGAMRINEEIDALEVMGIRAISYLASTRIVAGVLVTVPLWCLSSLAGYLATRTLVVVAFGQAPGVYDHYFNTYLQPTDLIWSLLQVIATATVVMLVHTYYGFNATGGPAGVGEAVGRSVRASLVVAVTVQLAVAMAAYGVSGNFNLSG; encoded by the coding sequence GTGATTCCCGCACCGCCGCGGTTGGCACGATTGTCGATCACCCTGCACCGCTTGGTCGCCGGCTGGAATCGGCTGGGAAGCCAAACCGCGTTCTACGTCAAGGCGCTGAGTCTGGTGTGGGATGCGGTCGCCCGCTATAAGGCTGAGACGCTGCGCCTGATCGCCACTATGAGTCTGGGGATCGGTGCGCTGGCCATCATCGGCGGGACCGTGGTGGTCGTCACCACACTGGTCATGTCGACCGGAGCGTTCATCGGTATCCAGCTCTACCGATCACTGTCCGATGTGGGCGTGGAGGCTTTGAGCGGTTTCGCCTCGGCCTACCTCAACACCCGTTTCGCCGCGCCGCTGACCTCGGCCATCGGGCTTGCCGCGACTATCGGCGCCGGAGCCACCGCACAGCTGGGAGCTATGCGCATCAACGAGGAGATCGACGCTCTGGAAGTGATGGGCATCCGCGCGATCAGCTACCTGGCATCAACGCGAATCGTAGCCGGCGTGCTGGTTACCGTTCCTTTGTGGTGCCTGTCCTCGCTGGCCGGATATCTGGCGACGCGAACGCTGGTGGTCGTCGCCTTCGGGCAGGCACCCGGGGTCTATGACCACTATTTCAACACCTACCTGCAGCCCACCGACTTGATCTGGTCACTGCTGCAAGTGATAGCGACGGCAACGGTCGTGATGCTGGTACACACCTACTACGGTTTCAACGCGACCGGCGGCCCAGCCGGCGTCGGCGAAGCTGTCGGCCGCTCGGTGCGCGCCTCACTGGTCGTGGCGGTAACGGTGCAGTTGGCGGTGGCAATGGCCGCCTACGGCGTGTCCGGCAACTTCAACCTGTCTGGATAG
- a CDS encoding MCE family protein — MKKMQREAGLPPALWTLILLGTITGLVVLTVAAFNRDLRPYARVTLTADRSGLIMEPGAKVKLRGVQVGRVTSIHSGDPVTLRLELYPEQLQYIPANVSAQITATTAFGGKYVDLQIPESPSPRRLAAGAVVRSRNVTTEVNTVFQNLVAVLNQVDTPKLNAVLTALGDGLRGKGEALGEATTDLNEVLEAINPRSETIRADFRALKGFSDTYSSAAHDIVTVLDAASTTSATVSNNAQALDSLLLNVVGLSHSGIGLIGPNKDNLVHGVNLLESTTRLLMKYNPELTCTLVGSKYDAEFFGDVSGGHNGYSVTLDVALLLGDEAYRYPDNLPINGAKGGPGGQPGCGALPDVSKNFPLRYLVTNTGWGRGLDMRPNPGIGFPGYVDYLPATRGTPQPPSLRHPGGTAPGPIPYPGAPPYGAQQYAPDGTPLYPGLPPAPPPGRPRDPGPPPAGSEPFTPPVPGAIQPTCGVLNQVCEPLPPPPNVPGP; from the coding sequence ATGAAGAAGATGCAACGTGAAGCCGGCCTTCCCCCGGCGCTGTGGACTCTCATCCTCCTTGGCACGATCACCGGCCTGGTCGTGCTCACGGTAGCGGCGTTCAACAGAGACCTGAGGCCCTATGCGAGGGTGACCCTCACCGCCGACCGCTCCGGTCTCATCATGGAACCCGGCGCCAAGGTGAAGTTGCGCGGCGTTCAGGTCGGCCGGGTTACCTCGATTCACTCGGGCGATCCCGTGACGCTGCGGCTGGAGCTCTACCCCGAGCAGCTCCAATACATCCCGGCCAACGTAAGCGCCCAGATCACCGCCACCACGGCGTTCGGGGGCAAATACGTCGATCTTCAGATACCTGAAAGCCCGAGCCCCAGACGCCTGGCGGCGGGCGCTGTCGTGCGATCACGCAACGTGACGACCGAGGTCAACACCGTGTTCCAGAACCTTGTCGCGGTGCTCAACCAGGTCGACACCCCCAAGCTGAACGCCGTACTCACCGCGCTGGGCGACGGGTTGCGCGGCAAAGGGGAGGCCCTCGGTGAGGCGACCACCGACCTCAACGAAGTCCTCGAGGCGATCAATCCCCGCAGCGAGACGATCCGGGCCGACTTTCGCGCACTCAAAGGATTCAGCGACACCTACAGCTCCGCCGCACACGACATCGTTACGGTGCTCGATGCGGCCAGCACCACCAGCGCCACCGTCAGCAACAATGCTCAGGCCCTGGACTCACTGCTGCTCAACGTCGTTGGACTCTCCCACAGCGGCATCGGTTTGATCGGCCCGAACAAAGACAACCTCGTGCACGGCGTCAACTTGCTCGAGTCGACCACGCGGCTGCTGATGAAGTACAACCCCGAACTGACCTGCACGCTGGTCGGCTCCAAGTACGACGCCGAGTTTTTCGGCGACGTATCGGGCGGCCACAACGGGTACTCGGTCACACTCGACGTCGCCTTGCTGCTTGGTGACGAGGCGTACCGATACCCTGACAACCTCCCGATCAACGGAGCCAAAGGCGGCCCCGGGGGACAGCCCGGCTGCGGAGCGTTACCCGACGTGTCCAAGAACTTCCCGCTGCGCTACCTCGTCACCAACACCGGGTGGGGGCGCGGCCTGGACATGCGACCCAACCCCGGCATCGGTTTCCCCGGATACGTCGACTACCTGCCGGCCACCCGTGGAACACCGCAGCCGCCCAGCCTTCGCCATCCGGGAGGGACGGCACCTGGTCCGATTCCGTACCCGGGTGCGCCACCGTACGGAGCGCAGCAGTACGCGCCGGATGGAACGCCGCTGTATCCGGGGTTGCCGCCCGCGCCTCCGCCGGGACGACCGCGAGATCCCGGCCCGCCGCCTGCGGGGTCGGAACCGTTCACGCCGCCAGTGCCGGGGGCGATCCAACCGACCTGCGGCGTCCTCAACCAGGTGTGCGAACCGCTGCCACCGCCACCAAATGTCCCGGGGCCATGA
- a CDS encoding MCE family protein, with amino-acid sequence MKENLTGTLWRLAIYVVVSVLGMFTLVALFGQLRFQSEKTYKAQFANVSGLEGGNFVRIAGVEVGKVKNITVEPDSTVLVEFTAAEKVVLTEGTRAAIRFADLTGGRYVALEEGAGNIRRLSPGATIPLARTEPALDLDALIGGFRPLFRALDPDQVNKLTGQLIAAFQGQGGTIGSFLTQAAALTNTLADRDHLIGQVIVNLNTVLGSLGGQSGQFARAVDSLSELVAGLEARKQDISNGVAYANAAAGSITDLLAQARPPVKKVVHEADRTAGTMLADREWLEKYLDHWPDAFKILNRQGLYGDFFSFYLCDIVLKLNGKGGQPVYVKVAGQASGRCTPR; translated from the coding sequence ATGAAAGAGAACCTCACCGGGACACTGTGGCGCCTCGCCATCTATGTCGTCGTCTCTGTCCTGGGCATGTTCACGCTGGTCGCCCTGTTCGGGCAGCTGCGCTTCCAGTCCGAGAAGACCTACAAAGCGCAGTTCGCGAACGTGTCGGGGTTGGAGGGCGGAAACTTCGTCCGTATCGCCGGTGTCGAGGTCGGCAAAGTCAAGAACATCACCGTCGAGCCCGACTCCACGGTCCTCGTCGAATTCACCGCAGCAGAAAAGGTCGTGCTCACCGAGGGCACCAGGGCCGCCATCCGTTTCGCCGACCTCACCGGCGGTAGGTACGTGGCACTCGAAGAGGGAGCGGGCAACATCAGGCGACTCAGTCCAGGCGCGACCATCCCCCTAGCCCGTACCGAACCGGCACTCGATCTGGACGCGTTGATAGGCGGTTTCCGGCCACTGTTCCGGGCGCTGGACCCAGACCAGGTCAACAAGCTGACCGGGCAGCTGATCGCGGCCTTCCAAGGTCAGGGCGGCACGATTGGCTCATTTCTCACCCAGGCCGCCGCACTCACCAACACCTTGGCCGACCGCGACCACCTGATCGGTCAGGTCATCGTCAACTTGAACACCGTGCTCGGTTCGCTCGGCGGCCAAAGCGGTCAGTTCGCCCGTGCCGTCGACTCCCTCTCCGAACTGGTAGCAGGCCTTGAAGCCCGCAAGCAGGACATCAGCAATGGCGTGGCGTACGCGAACGCCGCCGCCGGGTCGATCACCGATCTACTGGCCCAAGCCCGCCCGCCGGTGAAAAAGGTGGTGCACGAGGCAGATCGCACCGCGGGGACCATGCTGGCCGACCGCGAGTGGCTCGAAAAGTACCTCGACCACTGGCCCGACGCCTTCAAGATACTGAACCGGCAAGGCTTATACGGAGACTTCTTCAGCTTCTACCTGTGTGACATCGTGCTCAAGCTCAACGGCAAGGGCGGCCAGCCGGTGTACGTCAAGGTGGCCGGCCAGGCCAGCGGCAGGTGCACGCCGCGATGA
- a CDS encoding MCE family protein → MKTFSERNPFIIGAIGLGAVFTLMLVSLNYDKLPFFHSDRTYSAYFAEAGGLEPGNHVQISGYRVGQVDSVELDGPRVLVTFTVASNLRLGERTEAAIKLRTVLGSKVLEVSPRGEGQLTGPIPQQRTTSAYQLPDALGDLTATISGLNTDQLSKSLAVLANTFTDTPPDLKAAVQGVARFSQTLDERDGQLRTLLSNANKATTVLAKRSDEVAKLVRDTNALLRQLRSQSSALEQISNNLAALARQLKGFIAENRDTLKPALDKLNSVLAIVDNRKENVQKALVGLNKYALGLGESVSSGPFFKAYVVNLFPGQFVQPFIDAAFSDLGLDPNVLLPSQRADPQVGQPATPPLPMPFPRTGQGGEPRMTLPDAITGNPGDHPCGSPGAASSGPGCYPYREPLPAPPPGGPPPGPPAQPGQGAGQSAPLPGPAQPGEGGEGR, encoded by the coding sequence ATGAAAACGTTCTCCGAACGCAATCCGTTCATCATCGGCGCCATCGGCCTGGGCGCGGTTTTTACACTCATGTTGGTGTCCCTGAACTACGACAAGCTGCCGTTTTTCCATAGCGACAGAACGTATTCGGCATACTTCGCCGAAGCGGGCGGCCTGGAGCCCGGTAACCACGTGCAGATATCGGGTTACCGGGTCGGGCAGGTCGACAGCGTCGAGTTGGACGGACCGCGCGTGCTGGTCACGTTCACCGTCGCCAGCAATCTCCGCCTCGGTGAGCGCACCGAGGCAGCGATCAAATTGCGGACCGTGCTGGGCAGCAAGGTCCTCGAGGTCAGCCCTCGTGGCGAGGGGCAGCTGACCGGACCGATCCCGCAGCAGCGGACCACATCTGCCTACCAGCTGCCTGACGCGCTAGGCGACCTCACCGCGACGATCAGCGGTCTTAACACCGACCAGCTGTCGAAATCGCTTGCAGTGCTAGCCAACACCTTCACCGACACCCCGCCCGACCTGAAGGCCGCGGTGCAGGGGGTGGCGCGCTTCTCGCAAACCCTGGATGAACGCGACGGCCAGTTGCGGACCCTGCTGAGTAACGCCAATAAGGCGACCACAGTGCTGGCAAAGCGCAGCGACGAAGTGGCCAAGCTCGTCCGCGACACCAACGCCCTTTTGAGGCAACTGAGAAGCCAAAGCAGCGCGCTGGAGCAGATTTCCAACAATCTTGCTGCGCTGGCCCGCCAACTCAAAGGCTTCATCGCCGAGAACCGCGACACGCTGAAGCCGGCCCTCGACAAGCTCAACAGTGTGCTGGCGATCGTCGACAACCGCAAGGAGAACGTCCAGAAGGCGCTCGTCGGGCTCAACAAGTACGCCTTGGGCCTGGGGGAATCAGTGTCGTCCGGGCCCTTCTTCAAGGCCTATGTCGTAAACCTTTTCCCCGGACAGTTTGTGCAGCCGTTCATCGATGCGGCGTTCTCCGACCTCGGCCTGGACCCGAATGTGTTGCTGCCCAGTCAACGCGCCGACCCGCAGGTTGGCCAGCCAGCGACACCGCCGCTGCCGATGCCGTTCCCGCGGACCGGTCAGGGCGGGGAACCGCGAATGACGCTGCCCGACGCCATCACCGGCAATCCGGGCGACCATCCGTGCGGTTCTCCCGGCGCAGCCTCGTCGGGGCCCGGCTGCTACCCCTACCGGGAGCCCCTTCCCGCGCCGCCCCCCGGTGGGCCGCCGCCAGGGCCACCCGCGCAGCCGGGTCAAGGCGCGGGGCAGTCAGCACCGTTGCCGGGGCCCGCACAGCCGGGCGAAGGGGGTGAGGGACGATGA
- a CDS encoding virulence factor Mce family protein, whose protein sequence is MSPRSARIGVAIALTAVLLGGIVTVVRSAAGVGRTTVVGYFANSTGLYNGDSVVILGVPVGKIEKIEPEPDRVRITFWLNDKYKVPADVKAAILSPSLVTPRSIQLTPAYTGGPALADHAVIPQQRTAVPVEYDDFRQQLEKLTQVLQPTAPGGTSTLGAFINTAADNLRGQGPDIRKTVIELSQAISALGDHSNDLFSTVKNLSILVSALHDSSDLLQQLNQNLAEVTGLLANDPNEVANAVRNLNDVVGDVRGFVAENRDALGTTSDKLASVTQAVTDSLGDVKQILHTAPTAFQNFLNIYQPAQGTLTGALAFNNFANTIQFLCGAVEAASRLGAKESAKLCVQYLAPIIKNRQVNFPPLGENLFVGAAARPNELTYSEDWLRPDYVPPHPDSPPTGDGTAPPAAGATPAEAPPPAADAPAPAQAAPTNPAEGLRGMMMPPGGGQ, encoded by the coding sequence ATGAGTCCCCGCAGCGCGAGGATCGGTGTGGCCATCGCTCTCACAGCGGTACTGCTCGGCGGAATCGTCACCGTGGTGCGGTCGGCTGCAGGGGTCGGTCGCACCACCGTCGTCGGATACTTCGCCAACAGCACTGGCCTCTACAACGGTGACAGCGTCGTTATTCTCGGTGTGCCGGTCGGCAAGATCGAGAAAATCGAACCGGAACCGGACCGTGTGCGAATCACCTTCTGGCTCAACGACAAATATAAGGTTCCCGCTGACGTCAAAGCTGCCATCCTCTCGCCGTCGCTGGTGACGCCCCGGTCCATCCAGTTGACCCCCGCCTATACGGGCGGCCCTGCACTGGCCGACCATGCGGTGATCCCGCAGCAACGTACCGCGGTGCCGGTGGAGTATGACGACTTCCGCCAGCAGCTGGAGAAGCTGACGCAGGTGCTGCAGCCGACCGCACCGGGTGGAACCAGCACCTTGGGGGCGTTCATCAACACCGCGGCCGACAACTTGCGAGGCCAAGGCCCAGACATCCGTAAGACGGTCATCGAACTTTCGCAGGCGATTTCAGCGCTCGGCGACCATAGCAATGACCTGTTCAGCACCGTGAAAAACCTGTCCATTCTGGTCTCCGCGCTGCACGACAGCAGCGACCTGCTCCAACAACTGAATCAGAACCTTGCCGAGGTCACCGGTCTGCTCGCCAATGACCCCAACGAGGTCGCCAATGCCGTCCGCAACCTCAACGACGTGGTTGGCGACGTCCGAGGCTTTGTGGCCGAGAACCGCGACGCGCTGGGTACCACGTCGGACAAACTGGCGTCAGTGACTCAAGCCGTGACCGACAGCCTCGGCGACGTCAAGCAAATTCTGCATACCGCGCCAACGGCCTTTCAGAACTTCCTCAACATCTATCAACCCGCACAAGGGACGTTGACCGGTGCGCTGGCCTTCAACAACTTTGCTAACACGATCCAATTCCTTTGTGGAGCAGTAGAAGCCGCATCACGTCTAGGCGCCAAGGAATCAGCGAAGCTGTGTGTGCAGTACCTGGCGCCGATCATTAAAAACCGCCAAGTGAATTTTCCGCCGCTGGGCGAAAATCTCTTCGTCGGGGCCGCGGCGCGCCCCAATGAACTCACCTATAGCGAGGACTGGCTGCGCCCGGATTATGTTCCGCCGCACCCTGACTCCCCGCCAACGGGAGACGGCACGGCACCGCCGGCCGCCGGGGCGACCCCGGCTGAAGCCCCGCCGCCGGCGGCGGATGCGCCGGCGCCTGCGCAAGCGGCGCCAACGAACCCGGCTGAGGGATTACGCGGAATGATGATGCCGCCCGGAGGTGGACAATGA